A single region of the Nicotiana sylvestris chromosome 6, ASM39365v2, whole genome shotgun sequence genome encodes:
- the LOC138870679 gene encoding uncharacterized protein, protein MKDDESIQDMHTRFTFIVNELHSLGKVIPRNKLVRKILSILPSSWESKVNDITEAKDLQELTIDELVGNLKTYEMKRKIDSERREPKKEKNLVLKAKSNDSSEEDSDTAYITKRFQKMVKRNGGIIKKGNSSRSKNYYLYHKCGNPRHFIKDCPLMNQEHFKYNPIKAVKRNSVLDKHFKRKRSADNVVKQALAAWGDSSYESEEETDAGDISMMAVESE, encoded by the coding sequence ATGAAAgacgatgaatctattcaagacatgcacacaagattcactttcatcgtaaatgagttacactcacttggtaAAGTCATTCCCAGGAACAAGCTCGTGAGGAAAATTCTTAGTATCCTGCCTAGTTCATGGGAGAGTAAAGTGAATGATATTACTGAAGCAAAGGActtgcaggagctgaccatagatGAGCTAGTTGGAAATCTGAAAACCTACGaaatgaagaggaagatagatagtgaaagaagagaaccaaagaaggaaaagaacctggtactcaaagctaaaagcaatgactcaagtgaggaggaCAGTGACACGGCTTACATAACCAAAAGGTTTCAAAAGATGGTCAAAAGAAATGGAGGAATAATAAAAAAGGGCAACTCCAGCAGATCAAAGAATTATTACCTCTATCATAAATGTGGAAATCcaaggcatttcatcaaagattgTCCTCTCATGAACCAAGAACACTTCAAATACAACCCTATTAAAGCAGTAAAGAGGAACTCGGTTCTTGACAAACACTTCAAAAGGAAGAGATCTGCTGACAATGTTGTGAAGCAagctcttgcagcatggggagATTCCTCCTATGAGTCTGAAGAAGAAACTGATGCAGGTGATAtttccatgatggcagttgaaagtGAATGA